A stretch of Gouania willdenowi chromosome 21, fGouWil2.1, whole genome shotgun sequence DNA encodes these proteins:
- the LOC114455042 gene encoding bone morphogenetic protein receptor type-2-like produces the protein MEFYSNGCLSQYLSVHSVDWWTMCRMTHGVTLGESKVGVAHRDVSSRNILVRSDLSCVLSDFNLSISLKDTPCYHGDQHTLPIAEVRSVRYLSPEVLGGSVNLRDWGRALKKVDVYALGLMFWESFRRCSDLFTGSGSEGPQVFSPPELAAGLEGSNPAGPQSPGPEPQSADLTPRGRTNPRRAERPRSLDLSSPGLALDVPLSASAEKIKRRVKTPYTLKKWRPASWDVCELKQEDGDHVNVKDHIETTPQRVLLVLRCEILHHSHTPSDTKGFCEAPGSADHMESTSRSHGYPG, from the exons ATGGAGTTCTACTCAaat ggctGTCTGTCCCAGTATCTGTCCGTCCACTCAGTGGACTGGTGGACCATGTGCCGAATGACTCATGGTGTCACCCTCG GTGAGTCcaaagtgggcgtggcccaCAGGGATGTGAGCAGCAGGAACATTCTGGTGAGATCTGACCTCAGCTGTGTCCTGTCTGACTTCAACCTGTCCATCAGCCTCAAGGACACACCCTGTTACCATGGAGACCAGCACACCCTGCCCATAGccgag gtgAGGTCAGTCCGGTACCTGTCTCCTGAGGTCCTGGGGGGGTCAGTGAACCTGAGGGACTGGGGGCGTGCTCTGAAGAAGGTGGACGTCTACGCCCTGGGTCTGATGTTCTGGGAGAGCTTTAGAAGGTGTTCAGACCTGttcacag GTTCAGGTTCTGAAGGTCCACAGGTCTTCAGCCCTCCAGAATTAGCTGCAGGATTAGAAGGTTCAAATCCTGCTGGTCCACAGAGTCCAGGACCTGAGCCCCAGTCAGCTGACCTCACACCACGAGGACGGACCAATCCCAGGAGAGCTGAGCGACCCCGGTCCTTGGACCTGTCCTCTCCTGGTCTAGCCTTGG ATGTTCCTCTCAGTGCTTCAGCGGAGAAGATCAAACGTCGGGTCAAGACTCCGTACACTCTGAAGAAATGGCGTCCGGCCTCCTGGG ATGTTTGTGAGTTAAAACAGGAGGATGGAGACCATGTGAATGTCAAAGATCACATTGAGACCACCCCTCAGAGGGTTCTCCTGGTTCTGCGTTGTGAGATTCTTCACCATAGCCACACCCCCTCTGACACTAAAGGTTTCTGTGAAGCTCCTGGTTCTGCAGATCACATGGAGTCCACGTCTCGTTCCCACGGCTATCCAGGTTAG